Genomic DNA from Scyliorhinus torazame isolate Kashiwa2021f chromosome 15, sScyTor2.1, whole genome shotgun sequence:
tgcagggtaggtggattggccacgctaaattggccctgaattggaaaaatgaattgggtactctaaatttattttaaaaaaagaaacagcgCGCACCGCGTGTCACGGTGACACCGGTTTGGAGAGGGTGGAACATGGCAGACCGGCGGCAAACCGGCGGCAGCCCCGATTCCAGTgtcagaatccattctccgcccgattggagatctcgatttcagcatcgggctATGTTGAATCCATTGCAGTTTTCTGGTGCTAGGTCGACATGCTTGCTGCAATTTATAGCAATAAACCTTTTAATGAATAGGCGATCAAAATAATGTCTAAAATACATTTTATTGTGTTAGTGCACATTAACAAACTTTACATCGAGTCAATCTGAAATGTTAGATGTGGAAATTTAATCCAGTGTTGGGAGTTCATTCCTTGTTCTGTGTTTGTGGGGTGTGCTAAAATGTAAATTCCTGTTTGTTCATGTTGAAAGGTTCCACTGCAAACTTATCGGGCTGACAAACAAATGGATTTAATATTCTTTTGCACTCAACGATGACATTATTTCATATCAATTCTGTATCAATGTTCCACTGCTCTCAGATATGAATGCGTCCCATAGATGCTTTCAAATAATTTGCAAGGCTGTTTAAAGCAATGAATGCACGAACAGTCCTACACGTGTATCGCTTCTACAGGGCTTTTCTCTTCCATGTGGTAGTATTTTCTGTTGACTGCTGTTAGGCTCTGGTGCTGACTCTTGCTCTCAGACACAATTGCACATTGAAAGGTGTGAGACTCCCGTGTGGGTGCCAGTAAGAGGCAAGGTGAGGGTTCTGCCACGTTGCTGTCACAGCACAGACTTGCTGCACTCTAACTTCAGTGCATTTACGCTGATACCTTTGTGTGCAGTTAGAATGCTTGACTGAAAAACAGCAAAGTCATTTAACTGTTACATCATGGacagtggccattcggccctttgtgtcAGTACTTGCTCTCTGAATCAACAATTCCCCAAGCgccattcccccaccttctccccgtaaccctgcacatttttcctttccagagaattcccttttgaatgcttcgactgaacctgtctccaccacactctcagacagtacattccagacccgaaccactcgctgtgtggatctgcctccaccacactctcagacagtacattccagatcctaaccactcgctgtgtgaatctgcctccaccgcactctcagacagtacattccagatcctaaccactcgctgtgtgaatctgcctccaccgcactctcagacagtacattccagatcctaaccactcgctgtgtggatctgtctacaccacactctcagacagtacattctcgatcctaaccactcgctgtgtgaatctgcctccaccgcactctcagacagtacattccagatcctaaccactcgctgtgtgaatctgtctccaccacactctcagacagtacattccagatcctaaccactcggtgtgtgaatctgcctccaccacactctcagaatatacattccagatcctaataacttgctgtgtgaatctgtctccaccacattcacagacagtacattccagatcctaaccactcgctgtgtgaatctgcctccaccacactcagacagtacattccagatcctaaccactcgctgtgtggatctgcctccaccactctcagacagtacattccagaccctaaccactcgctgtgtgaatctgcctccaccacactcacagacagtacattccagatcctaaccactcgctgtgtgaatctgcctccaccacactcacagacagtacattccagatcctaaccactcattgtgtgaatctgtctccaccacactctcagacagtacattccagatcctaataacttgctgtgtgaatctgtctccaccacactcacagatagtacattccagatcctaaccactcgctgtgtgaatctgcctccaccacattcacagacagtatattccagatcctaaccacttgctgtgtgattctgcctccaccacactgtcagacagtacattccagatcctaaccacttgctgtgtgaatcagtctccaccacactcacagacagtacattccagatcctaaccacttgctgtgtgaatctgcctccaccacactcacagacagtacattccagatcctaaccacttgctgtgtgaatctgtctccgcgacactctcagacagtacattccagatcctaaccactcgctgtgtggatctgcctccaccacactctcagacagtacattccagaccctaaccactcgctgtgtgaatctgtctccaccacactcacagacagtacattccagatcctacccactcgttatgtgaatctgcctccaccacactcacagacagtacattccagatcctaaccactcgctgtgtgaatctgcctccaccacactcacagagagtacattccagatcctaaccactcactgtgtgaatctgtctccaccacactctcagacagtacattccagatcctaataacttgctgtgtgaatctgtctccaccacactcacagatagtacattccagatcctaaccacttgctgtgtgaatctgtctccacgacactctcagacagtacattccagatcctaaccactcgctgtgtgaatctgcctccaccacattcacacagtacattacagatcctaaccacttgctgtgtgaatctgcctccaccacactgtcagacagtacattccagatcttaaccacttgctgtgtgaatctgcctccaccacactgtcagacagtacattccagatcctaaccacttgctgtgtgaatctgcctccaccacactctcagacagtacattccagatcctaaccactcgctgtgtgaatctgtctccgcgacactctcagacagtacattccagatcctaaccactcgctgtgtgaatctgcctccaccacactcacagacagtacattccagatcctaaccactcgctgtatgaatctgcctccaccacattcacagacagtacattccagatcctaaccactcgctgtgtgaatctgcctccaccacattcacagacagtacattccagatcctaaccacttgctgtgtgaatctgcctccaccacactcacaggcagtacattccagatcctaaccacttgctgtgtgaatctgcttccaccacactgtcagacagtacattccgaatCCCAACCACTTGCTCAATGAAAAAGCTCTTCCTTCTATCGCCGTTGCTTCTTGCATCAATGACCTTAAATCTGTATTCTCTGATTTTCAATCCCTCCACCAGTGAGAACAGTGTCTCCCTATCTACTCTTTCCGCACCCATCACGAtggtgaacacctctatcaaatctccgttTCTTGCCCAAGGTCCCATTTTCTTCAATCTATCAacacaactgaagttcctcattcccgGAACTATTCTCCTGAATCTTTCCATGGATGGAATGGTTGCAATGTGTGGTCAGCAAAATAATCTAGTCGAGGGAGGTTGGTGAAATCCAATGAAAATCCTTGTGGGATGTATTGGTGGCAGCTAATCCGCTACTTTCTGTTTGGGTATCGAGACCTCTTCTGATTCTTGACCCCACTCAGGTCAGTGGCATTCTGGCAGAGGAGGTCTCCTGGGTGGTCAGTTCGTATCCTGTCTCTGTATTTGCTGCCCAATTAAGGACCGTGGGTGGAGTAGGGACGGGGCAGGGGGAAGGGGCAATGGGAGGGCCGGCAGTCTCCACCAAGAGACGTCAATGCTACTGAGGCAGAAGGTAAACATGTGGGTCCGTCAACATGTAACCCCTCTCAAAAAGCTGCGGAGTATTCCACACATAGACGTCCTCTAGAGCTGTTTGGGTTATTAGTGTGGTGGAGGGAGGCTCACCACAAGAATTGTTTTTAGCCTCTCAGCCCTACGGTTTGGTCACTGGAGCTTAGGCAGCAGACAGCAAGAGACgaaaagaccacaagacataggagcagaaataggccattcggcccatcgagtctgctctgccattcaatcatagttGCAATGTTTctgatccccattcccctgcctttcccccaataagatcttaagacataggagcaggacccCCTGACCTCCCACGAGGAAGCTGCCTCCAGGTTCTGGGTTCCCGGCTCAGTGGGGAGTCCACGTGTTGCCACCCCAGTGGCAAAAATGGTCTTGGTGGGGCCTAAATGGCCATAGTATGATGCCCATCTCCACGGAGGAGGTTGCCAATTCCCTTGGCAGCCTGTCCCCTGGAAACCCCTCTGGAGGATGAAGAACATCAGGGAGCCTGCCCCACCCCAAGGCACCATTAACACTCCACAGCCCAAGGTAAGTGTCATACCCGCTGCTCTCAGCAGCTGACAGGAGAGTTGACAGTGCTGCAATCACTCTACAGGTTTGTCCATTTGAAACCAGGCCGATGTTTTTTATTCCTTCGATGGATGAGGGCAtcaaggcctgcatttgttgcccatccttaattgcccttgagggcgtGGACGaaaagccaccttcttgaactactgcaggccATTCTGTAACcgtttggtacaactgagtggcttgttagcccatttcagagggaagtttagAATTAACCATATTGCTGTAGGTCTgcagtcacatctaggccagaccggGCAGACtttcttccctcaaggacattaatgaacccagATTGGGTTAAACAATTGGGTTTAATGGTCATTATTACTGACTTTATATTCCAGACTATAATTGAATATAAATTCCACCAgctcccatggtgggatttgaatccatgcccCCAGGCCATGAGTCTGggaccctggattactagtccattgatATCACCACTTTGCCACCCAGTTAACCTGTCTGTGTAGCTCCCTCCAAGCTCAAGTTATCTATTTCTCGCCACTGATTTGGGCGAACCAGGTAAGTGCTTCCAGCACCTGGAGCTTTCAGACTCTGGACTGTTTTTAACAACAGTGAGAAATGTTTACATAGGTAACTCCCATTCTAAATGTCACCTCCCTAGTTACTAATGTAAATACAGCAAACAAAGATAAATGGGGACTGAATGACTCTTGTCCAGTTAACCCTTCCCCTCCAACTCTGCTTCATCCGAAGACCACGTGTGATACCGGTGTGTAAGGTCACTGTCGGTGGACGACTTTAGACCCAACACAGGGCAGCAGCTGAACTGATTCACGATCTGTCTGCAACTCTCCCCCTGCCCAGCAGTTTGAGGAAGCTTTTCCTGATTTCCTTGGTCCTCACGCCGTAGATGATGGGATTGAAGATGGGTTGGAAAATAGCGAAAGTGACGGCCACCACAAAGTGGAGCTCGGGAGAGTAGATGCTGGGGATCAGGTACATGGTGAACTCAAAGAGGGCGCTGGTGTAGAACAGTATCAGGACGCAGCAGTGGCTGGTGCAGGTGTTGAGAGCTTTGGTGCGGGCCTCCCCCTGGCCAGTGTGGAAGGCCACCTTGAAAATCTTAAAGTAGGAGATGATAATGAGAGAACTGTCCGGCAAGGTGATGAGAAAGGACAGGGGGTAGGTGATGGCGTCGCTCACAGTCACGCCGTCACAAGCCAGCTTGGACAGAGAGCCATAATTGCAGTAGCAATTCTGGATGAAGTTGGAGCCGCAGTAAGTGGCTTGGGTCAGTAACGTCGCCACGGCAACGAAGCACATGGCTCGGAGGAAGATAATCAGGGCCACAACCAGGAGGACGTAATGGAGCTTGAGCTTGTGGTAGTTAAAGGGCTGGCAAATGGCCACATAGCGGTCATAAGCCATAGCTACCAGAAGCGTCGATTCACTCAATGCCGTGCAGTAGACGAGAAACATCTGGGTGACACACGCCTCCAGGGAAATGACCTTGGATTGCAACGAATACATCTCCAAAATCT
This window encodes:
- the LOC140392125 gene encoding olfactory receptor 52E2-like; amino-acid sequence: MKPVSSRRQSVSSTGHFAWDLYQSLLWAPGGAADEEGSCCHFPRLIRTIPIWKPKRERSSSLWVKVKMNDSALSHTEFLLQGVPNGDGYELLIFISFLLVYVVIIAANLTIMYLVKTETKLHGPMYYLLCLLAGIDIILSNVTIPKILEMYSLQSKVISLEACVTQMFLVYCTALSESTLLVAMAYDRYVAICQPFNYHKLKLHYVLLVVALIIFLRAMCFVAVATLLTQATYCGSNFIQNCYCNYGSLSKLACDGVTVSDAITYPLSFLITLPDSSLIIISYFKIFKVAFHTGQGEARTKALNTCTSHCCVLILFYTSALFEFTMYLIPSIYSPELHFVVAVTFAIFQPIFNPIIYGVRTKEIRKSFLKLLGRGRVADRS